In Candidatus Spechtbacterales bacterium, the genomic window TCTGCAGTTTCCCGCCTTGGTTAAACACCGTATTTTTAAAAAGTAGTGAAATTTTTTATTGCATCAATTTTAATATTTGCCCTATTAACAAATGGCAAGGTCCGACCTCGCCATAGACCTCGCCATAAAAAACTGTGCGCTACAAAAAACTATTCAAGTGAGTACTTGAATAGTTTTTTGTTTATTGATATACTTATTTTGTGGTTAATAAAATAAAATCAATTTCCAACGAACAAGCGCTTTTAAAAAAAGCACGGCTGTTTGCGATTGTAGGAGATGATACACGTATTAAAATACTCTGCTTTTTATTTGAGAGCAAAGAACCGTGCGTATCTGAAATTTCTTCAAAAATTGATGCCACAATTGCAAACACATCACACCATTTGCAACTTATGCATAGAGAGGGCTTGCTTGCAACAGAACGCAAAG contains:
- a CDS encoding metalloregulator ArsR/SmtB family transcription factor, with the translated sequence MVNKIKSISNEQALLKKARLFAIVGDDTRIKILCFLFESKEPCVSEISSKIDATIANTSHHLQLMHREGLLATERKGNNICYKLVKNEFTKELKKIICDVEFK